The genomic DNA TGAGCCGAGCTCGTCGGGCTTGCGCGGCGAAACGGCCAACGCCGCCTTTTCCAGCCGGACCATTTCCGGCTGGATTCCCATGCGAAAAAGTCTATCTGCTGAATGATGATCTCCTGATCGACGCGGATTGACCTTTCCATGACCGTCTTCACGCCTTTCCAGTCCCTGCTTGGCGGAACCCTCATCGGCCTGTCGGCCGTGCTGCTGATGGCGTTGCATGGCCGTATTGCGGGAATGACAAGGATACTGACCGGCGTTATCCCGCCAGTGTCCGCCGACTGGAAGTGGCGCGCTGCCTTTCTCGCCGGCGCAATCGGCGCCCCGTTGCTGATCCGGCTCGCCGGCAAGGATATCGAATTCAATGTGCCGGTGCCGACGCTGGCCCTTGTCGTCGGCGGCTTTCTCGTCGGTGTCGGCGTGCATTTCGGCGGCGGTTGCCCGAGCGGACACGGCATTTGCGGCATCGCGCGATTGTCACCGCGCTCGTTCGTCGCCGTGGCGACCTTCATGGCCACCGCCTTCGTCACCGTTTTTGTCATCCGTCATGTGATTGGAGGCTGAACCATGGGCAAGCTTGTCTCGGCCTTCGTGATCGGCGAACTTTTTGGTTTGGGCATCGCTGTTTCCGGCATGATCAATCCGGCGAAAGTGCTGAATTTCTTCGACATCGCCGGAACCTGGGACCCCAGCCTGATCTTCGTGATGGGCGGCGGCTTGGCCGTTGCCTTCGGTGGTTACCGCCTGATATTCGCCCGACGCAAAAGGCCGGTGTTCGAAACGGCTTTCGCCTTGCCGAGCAAGAAGGACATCGACGGCCAACTCGTCTCCGGCGCTGCGCTGTTCGGCATCGGCTGGGGCATTGCGGGCTTTTGCCCAGGCGGCGCCATCCCGGCGCTCGGCCTTGGCCGCGCGGCGACGCTGATCTTCGTCGTCGCGATGATCGCGGGCATCGCGGTGGCGCGCTTGGCCAGGACCCGGCTTGCGCGCCCGGCGATAACATAGGATTTTCGCCAAGGCAGCGGTTGCCGGCTAGCCCGGGGAGTGGCAGAAACTGCGCCCAAGCCAACAGGCGCTTAAGATTGCGAGGACCACATCATGGAATACCGCCAGATCAGCGACGACTATTCGGTCTCCGGCCAGATCCAGCCCGAGGACATCGCCGCCATCAAGGACGCCGGCTTCAGAAGCGTGATCTGCAACCGGCCGGACAACGAGCAGCCGGGCCAGCCCTCGGCCGACAGCGTCAAGGCTGCGGCACAAGCCGCCGGGCTTGCCTTCCGCTACATTCCGGTGATCAGCGGCCAGATCACCATGAACAATGTCGAGGACCAGGCAGAGGCGCTCGATGAGCTCGAAGGCCCGGTGTTCGCCTATTGCCGCTCCGGCGCACGCTGCACCAACCTCTATGGGCTGATCCAGCAGCAGCGGGGCTGAGGATTTCCAGCGAAGGTGTGCTGAGATTCAGGTCGGGCCGAGTCGAAGATGGCGGCTTCCGAGAACCGGCCTACGCCGGCCGTGGCCTTAACTGCAATGCCACTCATGAGTGCTTCGGCCGGCGAAGGCCGGAAGCGCAGGAAGCTGCCGTTTGTAGACCGGCCTCACCTGAATATCAGCACACCTTAAATCGGCAGCGCGCCGGTTTCCTTCAGCGTTTCCAGCACGATCGCCGTCTTCACATGCTGCACGGATTCGTGCGGCAGCAACACACCGTTGACGAACTCCGCCAGCGATTTGAGGTCGGGCGTCACCACTTTCAGGATGTAGTCCATCTCGCCGGTCAGCGCATGCGCCTCCTGCACCTCGGGCAGCCGCGCCACCAGCTCGCCGAAGCGCCGCGCGTTGTCGCGGTTGTGGGTGGCCAAGGTCACCGAGATGACGTTGACCAGCGAAAAGCCGAGGCGGTCGCGGTCAAGCACAGCGCGGTAGCCCCTGATATAGCCGTCCTCTTCCAGCCGTTGGCGCCGGCGCGAGCATTGCGAGGGCGAGAGGTTCACGCGCTCCGACAAATCATTGTTGGTGAGCCGCGCGTCGCCCTGCAGCAACGCCAGTATCTTGCGGTCAAATTGATCAATACGCTCATCATTCATGGATTTTTCTCCATCCATGCACGTTTTACGCACAACATGAGCATTTCAAGCGCTTGAATGCAAGCATCGTGCGGTCGTCCGGCGCTATAATGGATAAGGATGGCCAGAAACGGCCAAACAGCTTTTCGGAGGACTGCCATGGGCCCCTTCCCGCACGACGCCCCACCCGCCAAGATCAGCAAGCAGAACCCCGCCGGCACCGACGGTTTCGAATTCGTCGAGTTCGCGCATCCCGAGCCTGCCAAGCTCGCTGAGCTTTTCACCCGCATGGGTTATGTTGCGGTGGCGAAGCACCGCAGCAAGGACATCACCGTCTGGCGGCAGGGCGACATCAACTATGTGGTCAATGCGGAGGCCGGCTCGCATGCGATGAAGTTTGTCGACAAGCACGGCCCCTGCGCCGCCTCGATGGCCTGGCGCGTGGTCGATGCCAAGCACGCCTTCGACCATGCGGTGTCGAAAGGCGCCACGCCCTATGAAGGCATCGACAAGGCGCTCGACGTGCCGGCGATCGTCGGCATCGGCGGCTCGCTCCTCTATTTCATCGAGGCCTATGGCGAGAAGGGCTCGGCCTACGACGCCGAATTCGAGTGGCTGGGAGAACGCAATCCCAAACCGGAAGGGGTCGGCTTCTATTATCTCGACCACCTCACCCACAATGTCTATCGCGGCAACATGGACAAGTGGTGGGATTTCTATCGCGACCTGTTCGGCTTCAAGCAGATCCACTTCTTCGATATCGACGGCAAGATCACCGGGCTCGTCAGCCGGGCGATCACCTCGCCCTGCGGCAAGATACGCATTCCGCTGAACGAGTCCAAGGATGAGACCAGCCAGATCGCCGAATATCTGAAGAAGTACAATGGCGAGGGCATCCAACACATCGCGGTCGGCACCGACGCGATCTACGACGCCACCGACAAGCTCGCCGCCAACGGGCTGAAATTCATGCCCGGCCCGCCCGACACCTATTACGAGATGTCACACGAGCGCGTGCACGGCCATGACGAGCCGATCGAGCGGATGAAGAAGCACGGCATCCTCATCGACGGCGAAGGCGTCGTCGATGGCGGCATGACCAAGATCCTGCTGCAGATCTTTTCGAAGACGGTGATCGGGCCGATCTTCTTCGAGTTCATCCAGAGGAAGGGCGACGAAGGTTTTGGCGAAGGCAATTTCCGCGCCCTGTTCGAATCGATCGAGCAGGACCAGATCAAGCGCGGCGTGATCAAGCTGGACGGCAAGGCGGCGTAACGCCTGAGCTTGCGGCTCGGCCAATTATGACCTAAATTCTGGTCAGAAAGGTCGTGCTATGAATATCTCGATCGCCGAGGCTAAGGCCAAACTGTCGGAACTCGTCAGCCGTGCGGAAGCCGGCGAGGAGATCGTGCTCACGCGCCATGGCAAGGTGGCCGCGCGTATCGTACCGCCGGCGGTGGCAGCCCCCCTGCCGCGCATCGGTGCCTTGAAGGGCAAGATTCGGATTGCAGACGACTTTGACGAACTCGGTCCCGAATGGGACGAGTACGTGAAATGACAGTCGGCCCATTTCTCGCCGACACGCACATCATCCTCTGGTCGATCGCGGACGATCGACGTCTCAGCGAGCACCATCGCGCCATCCTGGCGTCGGATGCTGTAGTGTTCGCAAGCGCGGCAAGCGTTTGGGAAATCGCGATCAAACGTTCGATTGGAAAGCTCGAGGCGCCGGACGACCTGCCGGGGTTGCTTCCAAGGATGCAATTTCAGCCGCTTGCGATCACCTTTCAGCACGCGCGTGCGGTCGGCAACCTGCCCCATCACCATGGAGATCCCTTTGACAGATTGCTGATCGCGCAGGCGCGGGTAGAGAACCTAACCATCCTGACATCAGACCCGCATTTCGCCCGTTACGAGGTCGCGCTGGCCTGACTGCCATGCGATCGAGCTACTTTTGGAGGCCGGCGGCCTTCCGCAGAATGTCGTTGATCCGGCTCTGCCAGCCGGGTCCGCCGGCTCGGAAGCGGGCGACCACGTCGCTATCGAGCCGCAGCGTCACCTGCTTCTTCGGATTGTCGAGCGCCGGCCGGCCGCGCGAACGGCGAATGCTTTCGGCAAGATCCGGAAACACCTCGGTGAAGGGACGGGCATTTCTGAAATCCTCCTCTGTCCACCCCGGGTTGTCCGAGACGGCGTCCCAATCTTCCTTGGTGAAGCCCTTGCCTGGCTGGAACTCCTTGTCAGGTTTCGTAACGTTCAGCTTAGGTTTTGCCATCGAACAATCTCCTTTCCGTCCGGTTGGCCGGCCGCATCGAGACGATCGAAATGCCTTCGGTGCCAAGCCGGGCAAAGACCACGGCAACAACGCCGCCGACTATCCGACCAATCGCCTTGAAACGGCCGGCTTTGGCCGCCCGGACGTCGAGGCAAGGAAAAACTCCTCGTCCAACGCAGCGAAATCCAAGCCGTGTTTGTCAATGTTTGCCAAGCGTTTCGGTTCATCCCAAACGATCTTCATCGGAATTTATGTACCTACAATAATTAAGTCAATAATTTTCGTAACTACGATAATTCCTGAGCATTCTCGCTCGTTCAAAACCCCAGCCGCTCGACCTCATCCTTCCTGAGCTTGACATCGTAGTCGAGCAGAAACTCATCCAATTGCGGTGGCGGAACGGAAGTGCCGGAAAGCATGGCGTGCACCTCGCCGCGGTGATGGATGTCGTGCAGGAAGACATGGGCGAGGATATCGCCGATGCGTTCGGGGATCATGCCGTCCTCGCGGCGATCGGTGACGACGCGACGATCGAGATCGGCCTCCGACAGGCCATCGCAAAGGCGACGAGCCTGCGGTCGAAATCGGCCTGTGCCGCCGCCAGGCTTGCCGCATCGTCGAATGGCACGAAGGTGTCATAGGCGGCGGCGCCGAGGCCGCCATCCGTCAGGAAATCGAGATAGAGACGATCGACCGCGAGGATGTGGTTGAGCGTCTGCCTGATCGAGGGAAAGAAGCTGGCGCGCTCGGCTTCGAACTCGCCGGGCTCAAGCGCAAGCACGGCGCGATAGAGCCGGTCGTTCGACCATAGATTGTTGCGCGCCATACGGCGCAGGTGCGCGAGCAGGGTCACCTTTTCAGGTTCCTTTCTCCCCTTACCCCTCGTATCTCTCGACCTTCTGCTCGATGGCACCGAAGATCGAGTGGCCGGCCTTGTCCTTCATCTCGATGCGCACAGTGTCACCGAAGCGCAGGAAGGGCGTCTTCGGCTCGCCGCTCTCGATGGTCTCGATCATGCGCAGTTCGGCGATGCAGGAATAGCCGGCGCCGCCAGCCGAGACCGGCTTGCCGGGTCCACCGTCGAGTTTGTTGGAAACGGTGCCTGAGCCGACGATGGTGCCGGCGGCAAGCGGCCGTGTCTTCGCGGCATGCACGATGAGCGCCGGAAAATCGAAGGTCATGTCGACGCCGGCATTGGCGCGGCCGAATGGCTTGCCGTTGAGGTCGACCAGCAGCGCGAGATCGACCTTGCCGCCGTCCCAGGCGTCGCCCAATTCCTCCGGTGTCACCGCGACCGGCGAGAAAGCGGAAGACGGCTTCGATTGGAAGAAGCCGAAGCCTTTTGCCAGTTCCGGCCCCGTGATGGCGCGCAGCGTCACGTCGTTGACCAGCATGACGAGGCGGATCGCATCCCTCGCCTGTTCGAGGCTCGCGCCCATCGGCACATCGTCGACGATAACGGCGACTTCGGCCTCCATATCGATACCGAAGGCTTCGTCCGCCATGCGGATCGGATCGCGCGGCGCAATGAAGGAGTCGGACCCGCCCTGGTAGATCAGCGGATCGGTCCAAAAACTTGCCGGCATTTCGGCGCCGCGCGCCTTCCGCACCAGTTCGACATGGTTCACATAGGCCGAGCCGTCGGCCCATTGATAGGCGCGCGGCAGCGGCGAATGCGCGTCGTGCTCGTGGAATCGAGATGAAGGCACGGCATTGGTCTCGAGCGATTCCGCCATCGCCGCCAGATGCGGCGCAATCCGCCGCCAGTCATCAAGCGCCGCCTGCAGTGTCGGCACCAGGAAGGAAGCGTCGGTGAACCGCGTCAGATCGCGCGAGACCACGACCAGCTTCCCGTCGCGCGTCTCGTTCTTCAAAGTGGCAAGCTTCATGCGGTTTCCTCTCTTCACGCGGTCTGTGCCGCTGACCCCACAACAAGGCCGTTACGGGCGATCGTCAAGCCGCCCGTTCAAGTTTTCCCGACACTGATACCGCGGGTCAGGACCAGTCGCCCTCGGGCGTGCCGTTGAAACGCTTCTTCAGGTCGGCCCAGCAGTCGATGTAGTTCTCCTGCAGCGTGTCGAGTTCGGCGGCGTAACGCGTCAGCATCTGCGGAAAGCGCGTCTCGAACATGAAGGCCATGGTGTTGTCGAGCTTGACCGGTTTCAAGTCCGCGCGGGTGGCTTTCTCAAAACCTGTCGCATCCGGCCCATGCGCCAGCATCTGGTTGTGCAGGCTGATGCCGCCGGGCACGAAACCTTCTTCCTTCGCGTCGTACTGGCCGTGGATCAGGCCCATGAACTCGCTCATGATGTTGCGGTGGTACCAGGGCGGACGGAAGGTGTTTTCCGCCACCAGCCAGCGCGGCGGGAAGATGACGAAGTCGACATTGGCAGTGCCCGCCTCGCCGCTCGGCGCCGTAAGCACGGTGAAGATCGACGGGTCGGGATGGTCGAACAGGATGGCGCCGACCGGCGAAAAGGTCGCCAGATCATATTTATAGGGCGCGTAGTTACCATGCCAGGCGACGACGTCGAGCGGCGAATGGCCTAGCTCGGTGACATGGAAAGTGCCGCACCATTTGACGATCAGCCGGCACGGCGTCTCCTTCTCCTCGAACCAGGCGCAGGGCGTCTTGAAGTCGCGCGGATTGGCCAGGCAATTGGCGCCGATCGGCCCGCGATCGGGCATCGTGAACTTGGCGCCATAGTTTTCGCAGACATAGCCGCGCGCCTCCTTGTCGGCGAGCTCCACCTTGAATACGAGGCCACGCGGCAGCACCGCGATCTCGCCGGGCCGAAGCTCGATGACGCCCATCTCGGTGACGAAACGCAGCGCGCCGACCTGCGGCACGATCATGAGCTCGCCGTCGGCATTGAAGAAATGGTCGTCGACCATCGAGCGGTTGGCGACATAGACATGCGCCGCCATGCCGGATTGTCCCACCGCGTCGCCCGCCGTGGTCATGGTGCGCATGCCGGAGATGAAGTCGGTCGGCTCGGCGGGCATCGGCACCGGGTTCCAGCGGTACTGGCCGAGCGCCAGCTCATGATCGCCGATATTGGGCGCGGTCTTCCATAAAGGGTAGCTCGTCCCCTTGAAGCGGCTGGTGTGCCGGACACTCGGGCGGATACGGTAGAGCCAGGAGCGCTCGTTGGTGCCGCGCGGCGCCGTGAAGGGCGAGCCGGAAAGC from Mesorhizobium sp. M1E.F.Ca.ET.045.02.1.1 includes the following:
- a CDS encoding YeeE/YedE thiosulfate transporter family protein, whose protein sequence is MTVFTPFQSLLGGTLIGLSAVLLMALHGRIAGMTRILTGVIPPVSADWKWRAAFLAGAIGAPLLIRLAGKDIEFNVPVPTLALVVGGFLVGVGVHFGGGCPSGHGICGIARLSPRSFVAVATFMATAFVTVFVIRHVIGG
- a CDS encoding DUF6691 family protein, encoding MGKLVSAFVIGELFGLGIAVSGMINPAKVLNFFDIAGTWDPSLIFVMGGGLAVAFGGYRLIFARRKRPVFETAFALPSKKDIDGQLVSGAALFGIGWGIAGFCPGGAIPALGLGRAATLIFVVAMIAGIAVARLARTRLARPAIT
- a CDS encoding type II toxin-antitoxin system prevent-host-death family antitoxin produces the protein MNISIAEAKAKLSELVSRAEAGEEIVLTRHGKVAARIVPPAVAAPLPRIGALKGKIRIADDFDELGPEWDEYVK
- a CDS encoding fumarylacetoacetate hydrolase family protein; the encoded protein is MKLATLKNETRDGKLVVVSRDLTRFTDASFLVPTLQAALDDWRRIAPHLAAMAESLETNAVPSSRFHEHDAHSPLPRAYQWADGSAYVNHVELVRKARGAEMPASFWTDPLIYQGGSDSFIAPRDPIRMADEAFGIDMEAEVAVIVDDVPMGASLEQARDAIRLVMLVNDVTLRAITGPELAKGFGFFQSKPSSAFSPVAVTPEELGDAWDGGKVDLALLVDLNGKPFGRANAGVDMTFDFPALIVHAAKTRPLAAGTIVGSGTVSNKLDGGPGKPVSAGGAGYSCIAELRMIETIESGEPKTPFLRFGDTVRIEMKDKAGHSIFGAIEQKVERYEG
- a CDS encoding BrnA antitoxin family protein is translated as MAKPKLNVTKPDKEFQPGKGFTKEDWDAVSDNPGWTEEDFRNARPFTEVFPDLAESIRRSRGRPALDNPKKQVTLRLDSDVVARFRAGGPGWQSRINDILRKAAGLQK
- a CDS encoding type II toxin-antitoxin system VapC family toxin, yielding MTVGPFLADTHIILWSIADDRRLSEHHRAILASDAVVFASAASVWEIAIKRSIGKLEAPDDLPGLLPRMQFQPLAITFQHARAVGNLPHHHGDPFDRLLIAQARVENLTILTSDPHFARYEVALA
- the hmgA gene encoding homogentisate 1,2-dioxygenase, with the protein product MAFSYMPGFGNDFETETLPGSLPQGRNSPQRPAYGLYAEQLSGSPFTAPRGTNERSWLYRIRPSVRHTSRFKGTSYPLWKTAPNIGDHELALGQYRWNPVPMPAEPTDFISGMRTMTTAGDAVGQSGMAAHVYVANRSMVDDHFFNADGELMIVPQVGALRFVTEMGVIELRPGEIAVLPRGLVFKVELADKEARGYVCENYGAKFTMPDRGPIGANCLANPRDFKTPCAWFEEKETPCRLIVKWCGTFHVTELGHSPLDVVAWHGNYAPYKYDLATFSPVGAILFDHPDPSIFTVLTAPSGEAGTANVDFVIFPPRWLVAENTFRPPWYHRNIMSEFMGLIHGQYDAKEEGFVPGGISLHNQMLAHGPDATGFEKATRADLKPVKLDNTMAFMFETRFPQMLTRYAAELDTLQENYIDCWADLKKRFNGTPEGDWS
- a CDS encoding TIGR01244 family sulfur transferase, encoding MEYRQISDDYSVSGQIQPEDIAAIKDAGFRSVICNRPDNEQPGQPSADSVKAAAQAAGLAFRYIPVISGQITMNNVEDQAEALDELEGPVFAYCRSGARCTNLYGLIQQQRG
- a CDS encoding Lrp/AsnC family transcriptional regulator, whose protein sequence is MNDERIDQFDRKILALLQGDARLTNNDLSERVNLSPSQCSRRRQRLEEDGYIRGYRAVLDRDRLGFSLVNVISVTLATHNRDNARRFGELVARLPEVQEAHALTGEMDYILKVVTPDLKSLAEFVNGVLLPHESVQHVKTAIVLETLKETGALPI
- the hppD gene encoding 4-hydroxyphenylpyruvate dioxygenase, with product MGPFPHDAPPAKISKQNPAGTDGFEFVEFAHPEPAKLAELFTRMGYVAVAKHRSKDITVWRQGDINYVVNAEAGSHAMKFVDKHGPCAASMAWRVVDAKHAFDHAVSKGATPYEGIDKALDVPAIVGIGGSLLYFIEAYGEKGSAYDAEFEWLGERNPKPEGVGFYYLDHLTHNVYRGNMDKWWDFYRDLFGFKQIHFFDIDGKITGLVSRAITSPCGKIRIPLNESKDETSQIAEYLKKYNGEGIQHIAVGTDAIYDATDKLAANGLKFMPGPPDTYYEMSHERVHGHDEPIERMKKHGILIDGEGVVDGGMTKILLQIFSKTVIGPIFFEFIQRKGDEGFGEGNFRALFESIEQDQIKRGVIKLDGKAA